One window of Nocardia nova SH22a genomic DNA carries:
- a CDS encoding Abi-alpha family protein, which yields MAVSGPGSAPENDGGAEFSDENETASGTEVEEAIDDAEYSTELVRRPSAAVVVADPGPVGPIRATTGVVRVALSAVTGVASWGLGTAVGVTATVVRGSMAGQPPQRVLSEAGDQVRDSVRRALGIDGARRGAPVTSEGPSLRERGAELLRRSADVHGEDADHPAFDRILAELAPDEARILRFLYLDGPQPALDIRTGRALSTGTQRIEVGMSLIGEAAALRYPERAVTYLTNLRRLGLITVDGDQLDNPARYQLLESQPEVRRLLKRGFGTKVNYRSIALLAFGTDFTCACLPVPPLGQVL from the coding sequence ATGGCTGTGAGCGGACCCGGCTCCGCCCCGGAAAACGATGGTGGCGCCGAGTTCTCGGACGAGAACGAGACGGCGTCCGGTACCGAGGTCGAGGAGGCGATCGACGACGCCGAGTACTCGACCGAACTCGTCCGCCGCCCCTCCGCCGCGGTGGTGGTCGCCGATCCCGGCCCGGTCGGGCCGATCCGCGCCACCACGGGAGTCGTGCGGGTGGCGCTGTCGGCGGTGACCGGGGTGGCCTCGTGGGGGCTCGGTACCGCGGTCGGCGTGACGGCCACCGTGGTGCGCGGGAGTATGGCCGGGCAGCCGCCACAGCGGGTGCTGTCCGAGGCCGGTGACCAGGTCCGCGATTCGGTTCGGCGGGCGCTCGGCATCGACGGTGCGCGTCGCGGCGCGCCCGTCACCTCCGAGGGGCCGAGTCTGCGCGAACGCGGCGCCGAACTGCTGCGCCGGTCGGCCGATGTGCACGGGGAGGACGCCGATCATCCGGCCTTCGACCGCATCCTGGCCGAACTGGCCCCGGACGAGGCACGCATCCTGCGCTTCCTCTACCTCGACGGTCCGCAACCAGCGCTGGACATCCGCACCGGCCGCGCGCTGAGCACCGGAACGCAGCGGATCGAGGTCGGGATGTCGCTGATCGGCGAGGCCGCCGCCCTGCGCTACCCCGAACGCGCGGTCACCTATCTGACGAATCTGCGGCGACTGGGCCTGATCACCGTCGACGGTGATCAGCTGGACAATCCGGCCCGCTACCAACTGCTGGAATCCCAGCCCGAGGTGCGACGGCTGCTCAAGCGCGGCTTCGGCACGAAGGTGAACTACCGCAGTATCGCGCTGCTCGCCTTCGGCACCGACTTCACCTGCGCCTGTCTGCCGGTACCGCCGCTGGGACAGGTGCTCTGA
- a CDS encoding heavy-metal-associated domain-containing protein: protein MATSTYTVTGMTCGHCVASVQKEIGKLDGVTGVEVDLASGRVEVESAAPLAPADVVAAVDEAGYEVAS, encoded by the coding sequence ATGGCTACCAGCACCTACACCGTCACCGGAATGACCTGCGGACACTGCGTGGCGTCGGTGCAGAAGGAGATCGGCAAGCTCGACGGCGTCACCGGCGTCGAGGTCGACCTCGCATCCGGCCGCGTCGAGGTCGAATCCGCCGCCCCGCTGGCGCCGGCCGACGTTGTCGCCGCCGTCGACGAGGCAGGGTATGAGGTGGCGAGCTGA
- a CDS encoding DUF1330 domain-containing protein translates to MSAYGFAHLRNRRPHPDILEYLERIQTTLDPFGGRFVIHGPPAEVVEGEWPGSMVLIEFPSLSEAREWYRSPAYQEILPLRADHIDGDLVLVEGVGPDYDPHVRALKLRGETPGA, encoded by the coding sequence ATGTCCGCGTACGGCTTTGCTCACCTGCGTAATCGCAGACCTCACCCCGATATTCTCGAATACCTGGAACGCATCCAGACCACCTTGGACCCGTTCGGCGGCCGCTTCGTCATCCACGGACCCCCGGCCGAGGTCGTGGAAGGCGAGTGGCCGGGAAGTATGGTCCTGATCGAGTTCCCCAGCCTGAGCGAGGCGCGAGAGTGGTACCGCTCGCCCGCCTACCAGGAGATCCTGCCCCTGCGCGCCGATCACATCGACGGTGATCTGGTGTTGGTCGAGGGCGTCGGCCCCGACTACGACCCGCACGTGCGCGCGCTGAAACTGCGCGGGGAGACGCCGGGGGCTTGA
- a CDS encoding 4-(cytidine 5'-diphospho)-2-C-methyl-D-erythritol kinase → MLSVVPSSVVVRAPSKVNLHLGVGDLRGDGYHELTTVFQALSLADDVRISPAGSLAVTVQGEGAAQVPTDRTNLVWQAAVRLGHLAGRAPLVEIAIDKGIPVAGGMAGGSADAAATLVGLNELWNLEMSRDELATVAAELGSDVPFALHGGTALGRGRGEQLLPVLSRNTFHWVLALAKDGLPTPRVFGELDRLRENGDPPRLGDPQELLQALASGDASQLAPLLGNDLQAAALSLNPALRRTLRAGVEAGALAGIVSGSGPTCAFLCGSETAAVAVSAELAGAGVCRSVRTATGPVPGARVLDAAGRH, encoded by the coding sequence GTGCTGTCTGTAGTACCCAGTTCGGTGGTCGTACGTGCCCCGTCGAAGGTCAATCTTCATCTCGGGGTCGGTGATCTGCGTGGCGACGGCTACCACGAACTGACCACGGTCTTCCAGGCGCTGTCGCTCGCCGACGATGTGCGGATCTCCCCGGCGGGATCGCTCGCGGTGACGGTGCAGGGCGAAGGGGCCGCGCAGGTGCCGACCGATCGCACGAATCTCGTGTGGCAGGCGGCCGTGCGGCTCGGACATCTCGCCGGGCGGGCGCCGCTGGTGGAGATCGCGATCGACAAGGGGATTCCGGTCGCGGGCGGGATGGCCGGTGGCAGCGCGGACGCCGCCGCGACACTGGTCGGGCTCAACGAGCTGTGGAATCTGGAGATGTCGCGCGACGAATTGGCCACTGTCGCGGCCGAACTCGGCAGCGATGTGCCCTTCGCCCTGCACGGCGGCACCGCGCTGGGACGCGGCCGCGGCGAGCAGTTGCTGCCGGTCTTGTCGCGCAACACCTTTCACTGGGTGCTGGCGCTGGCCAAGGACGGCTTGCCGACGCCGCGGGTGTTCGGCGAGCTGGATCGGTTGCGGGAGAACGGCGATCCGCCGCGGCTGGGTGATCCGCAGGAGTTGTTGCAGGCCCTGGCCTCCGGCGATGCGAGCCAGCTGGCTCCGCTGCTCGGCAACGATCTGCAGGCCGCGGCGCTGTCGCTGAATCCGGCGCTGCGTCGCACCCTGCGTGCCGGGGTCGAGGCGGGCGCCCTGGCGGGAATCGTCTCCGGATCGGGGCCCACCTGCGCGTTCCTGTGCGGGAGTGAGACCGCCGCGGTGGCGGTGTCGGCGGAGCTGGCCGGGGCCGGTGTGTGCCGCAGCGTGCGCACGGCCACCGGGCCGGTTCCCGGTGCGCGGGTACTGGACGCCGCCGGGCGACACTGA
- a CDS encoding DUF445 domain-containing protein, which yields MLDRLLGFHPTILLELITIPLFTGVIGYITNWTGILMLFKPIRFHGFAMPGLKWLFPYLPKRIQVLPLLQYDGRMGWQGIVPSRADKMASIAVDKGLSKLGSVADFYRELEPDELAAHLTDMAQSQIREIVEDIARREHPQLWYNLPASVRELVHERVREQLPEILKELTDELGSNIEQLLDVKQMVIRYFQSRPQLLNTVFQVLGAKELRFMQNFGFYFGAPMGLVLVAVLHLTHWSPLVVLPVGGVIIGWVVNWIGLNMIFAPAYPKWWCPWRQGLLIKRQPEITEGYAELVATQIITIANVGDELLNGPRSDRTMQILEDTLRPATDRALGPMRGALRFVIGNRDYATLQSRFTDEAKSLAPVAFADPSFNAQQSHQVSRYIAKQMAALKPPDFVDMLRAAIKQDEWLLFVHGGVLGLIAGYAHLLIFGTEVANVWL from the coding sequence GTGCTGGATAGGTTGCTGGGTTTTCACCCGACGATATTGCTCGAACTGATCACCATCCCGCTGTTCACGGGCGTCATCGGCTATATCACGAACTGGACCGGCATCCTGATGCTGTTCAAGCCGATTCGCTTTCACGGGTTTGCGATGCCCGGTCTGAAATGGTTGTTCCCGTACCTGCCCAAGCGCATTCAGGTGCTGCCGTTGCTGCAGTACGACGGGCGGATGGGATGGCAGGGAATCGTGCCGTCGCGCGCGGACAAGATGGCCTCGATCGCGGTCGACAAAGGCTTGTCGAAACTCGGCAGCGTGGCCGACTTCTACCGGGAACTCGAACCCGACGAACTCGCCGCCCATCTGACCGATATGGCGCAATCGCAGATCCGCGAGATCGTGGAGGACATCGCACGCCGCGAACATCCCCAGCTCTGGTACAACCTCCCCGCCTCGGTCCGCGAACTGGTGCACGAGCGGGTCCGCGAACAGCTGCCGGAGATCCTCAAAGAGCTCACCGACGAACTCGGCTCGAACATCGAACAACTGCTCGATGTCAAACAGATGGTGATTCGGTATTTCCAATCGCGGCCGCAGTTGCTCAACACGGTTTTTCAGGTGCTGGGCGCCAAGGAGTTGCGGTTCATGCAGAACTTCGGCTTCTATTTCGGCGCGCCGATGGGTCTGGTCCTCGTCGCGGTGCTGCATCTGACGCATTGGTCTCCGCTGGTGGTGTTGCCGGTGGGCGGTGTGATCATCGGCTGGGTGGTGAACTGGATCGGGCTGAATATGATCTTCGCGCCCGCGTATCCGAAGTGGTGGTGCCCGTGGCGGCAGGGTTTGCTGATCAAGCGGCAACCCGAAATCACCGAGGGCTACGCGGAATTGGTGGCGACCCAGATCATCACGATCGCCAATGTCGGTGACGAACTGCTGAACGGGCCGCGCTCCGATCGCACCATGCAGATCCTCGAGGACACCCTGCGCCCGGCCACCGACCGGGCGCTGGGCCCCATGCGCGGGGCCCTGAGATTCGTGATCGGCAACCGCGACTACGCGACCCTGCAAAGCCGGTTCACCGACGAGGCCAAATCGCTGGCGCCGGTCGCCTTCGCCGATCCGAGCTTCAACGCTCAGCAGAGCCACCAGGTCAGCCGCTATATCGCCAAGCAGATGGCGGCGCTGAAACCGCCTGACTTCGTGGACATGTTGCGCGCGGCGATCAAACAGGACGAGTGGCTTTTGTTCGTTCACGGCGGTGTGCTGGGGCTCATCGCCGGTTACGCTCATCTTCTGATCTTCGGAACGGAAGTGGCGAACGTATGGCTGTGA
- a CDS encoding heavy metal translocating P-type ATPase, whose protein sequence is MSAPTTERSVELDIGGMTCASCAARIEKKLNRIDGVSATVNYATEKAKVSFPESVTPDELIERVVDTGYTATVHDNRPPEDSENTVAEANSPLRALRDRLLLSLALSIPVIALAMIPALQFRNWQWLSLTLATPVVFWGGAAFHRAAWINARHATATMDTLISLGTLSAYAWSVYALFFGDAGMPGMKHGFSFAVERSASASNIYFEVAAGVIVFILAGRYFETRAKDRAGSALRALLELGAKDVAVLRDGAEHRIPVAELRVGDLFLVRPGEKVATDGVVTDGSSALDLSMLTGESVPVEVGPGDAVIGATVNAGGVLTVRATRIGADTQLAQMAALVEDAQNGKAPVQRLADRVAGVFVPIVIAISVATLGFWLGSGAAVAVAFGAAVAVLIIACPCALGLATPTALLVGTGRGAQLGILIKGPQVLESTRRIDTVVLDKTGTVTTGTMSLAEIVPAEGQDADELLTVAAAVEHGSEHPVARAVVRGATERGLTGEPVRQFVSHGGKGVQGLVGERAVVVGRTELLADWSVPVPEALAQAKSEAERAGRTAIVVAWDGVARGVLVIADAIKSTSAEAIADMRALGLTPVLLTGDNAATARTVADQVGIDEVIAEVLPADKLDVVKRLQDQGKVVAMVGDGVNDAAALAQADLGLAMGTGTDVAIEAGDITLVRGDLRTVATAIRLSRATLRTIKGNLFWAFGYNVAAIPLAAAGLLNPMLAGAAMALSSVFVVSNSLRLRRFR, encoded by the coding sequence ATGAGCGCGCCCACGACCGAGCGCTCCGTCGAACTGGATATCGGTGGGATGACCTGCGCCTCCTGCGCGGCACGCATCGAGAAGAAACTCAACCGGATCGACGGAGTCAGCGCGACGGTCAACTACGCCACCGAGAAGGCGAAGGTCAGCTTCCCCGAATCGGTGACGCCAGACGAACTGATCGAACGCGTCGTCGACACCGGCTACACCGCGACCGTGCACGACAACCGGCCGCCGGAAGACTCGGAAAACACTGTCGCCGAAGCGAATTCCCCACTGCGGGCGCTGCGCGACCGGCTGCTGCTGAGCCTGGCGCTGTCGATTCCGGTGATCGCACTCGCGATGATCCCGGCCCTGCAATTCCGCAACTGGCAATGGCTTTCGCTGACGCTGGCCACGCCGGTGGTGTTCTGGGGTGGCGCCGCTTTCCATCGCGCCGCCTGGATCAACGCCCGGCACGCCACCGCGACCATGGACACCCTGATCTCCCTGGGCACCCTGTCGGCATATGCCTGGTCGGTGTACGCCCTGTTCTTCGGGGATGCCGGAATGCCGGGGATGAAGCACGGCTTCAGCTTCGCGGTCGAGCGGTCCGCCTCGGCGTCGAACATCTATTTCGAGGTCGCCGCCGGGGTGATCGTATTCATCCTGGCCGGACGCTATTTCGAGACCCGGGCCAAGGACCGCGCCGGATCCGCGCTGCGGGCCCTGCTGGAACTGGGCGCCAAGGATGTGGCCGTCCTGCGCGACGGCGCCGAACATCGGATTCCGGTCGCGGAGTTGCGTGTCGGCGATCTGTTCCTGGTCCGCCCCGGCGAGAAGGTCGCCACCGACGGTGTGGTCACCGACGGCAGTTCGGCGCTCGACCTGAGCATGCTGACCGGCGAATCGGTGCCGGTCGAAGTGGGGCCCGGCGACGCGGTGATCGGCGCGACCGTCAACGCGGGCGGCGTGCTCACCGTGCGGGCCACCCGGATCGGGGCCGATACCCAGCTCGCGCAGATGGCCGCGCTGGTCGAGGACGCGCAGAACGGCAAGGCGCCCGTACAGCGGCTGGCCGATCGGGTGGCCGGGGTCTTCGTGCCGATCGTGATCGCGATTTCGGTTGCCACCCTGGGCTTCTGGCTCGGCAGCGGCGCCGCCGTGGCGGTGGCGTTCGGTGCCGCGGTCGCGGTGCTGATCATCGCCTGCCCGTGCGCGCTGGGCCTGGCCACCCCGACCGCACTGCTGGTCGGCACCGGTCGCGGCGCCCAGCTCGGCATCCTGATCAAGGGACCGCAGGTGCTGGAATCGACGCGGCGCATCGACACCGTCGTACTGGACAAGACCGGAACCGTCACCACCGGCACCATGTCGCTGGCGGAGATCGTCCCGGCCGAGGGCCAGGACGCCGATGAACTGCTCACCGTCGCCGCGGCCGTGGAACACGGCTCCGAGCATCCGGTGGCGCGGGCCGTCGTGCGCGGCGCTACCGAGCGCGGACTCACCGGAGAACCGGTGCGGCAGTTCGTGAGTCACGGCGGTAAGGGTGTGCAGGGACTGGTCGGCGAGCGCGCCGTCGTGGTCGGACGCACCGAGCTGCTGGCGGATTGGTCGGTGCCGGTCCCGGAAGCGTTGGCACAGGCCAAATCCGAGGCCGAGCGGGCGGGCCGCACCGCGATCGTGGTGGCCTGGGACGGTGTGGCGCGCGGTGTGCTCGTGATCGCCGACGCGATCAAGTCCACGAGCGCCGAAGCCATCGCCGACATGCGGGCACTGGGCCTGACCCCGGTCCTGCTGACCGGTGACAATGCCGCCACCGCCCGCACCGTGGCCGATCAGGTCGGCATCGACGAGGTGATCGCCGAGGTCCTGCCCGCCGACAAACTCGATGTCGTCAAGCGGCTGCAGGACCAGGGCAAGGTGGTCGCGATGGTCGGCGACGGCGTCAACGACGCGGCCGCCCTCGCCCAGGCGGATCTGGGCCTGGCGATGGGTACCGGCACCGATGTGGCGATCGAGGCCGGTGACATCACGCTGGTGCGCGGCGATCTGCGCACCGTGGCCACCGCGATCCGGTTGTCCCGCGCCACCCTGCGCACCATCAAGGGCAACCTGTTCTGGGCCTTCGGCTACAACGTGGCCGCGATCCCGCTGGCCGCCGCGGGTCTGCTCAACCCGATGCTCGCGGGTGCGGCGATGGCCCTGTCGAGTGTGTTCGTGGTGAGCAACAGCCTGCGCCTGCGCCGATTCCGCTGA
- a CDS encoding ABC-F family ATP-binding cassette domain-containing protein: protein MANLINLEQVHKSFGITPLLDNVSLGVQEGERIGVVGLNGGGKTTLLEVLTGIEAPDSGRVSRINGLRMAVVTQRGVLPEGATVGEVVLAGLAEDARTDGVAEHEWAANPRIRSVLEGIGIADLGMDSSVSNLSGGERRRVALAAALVRELDLLVLDEPTNHLDVEGVQWLAEHLLARRSALVVVTHDRWFLDTVATRTWEVVGGKVESYEGGYNDWIFARAERARQADASEARRRNLARKELAWLRRGPQARTSKPRYRVEAAEALIADVPPPRDNVQLASFARKRLGRVVIELEDATLATPDGRELVRDLTWRLAPGERVGLVGVNGSGKTTLLRALAGDADPVAGKRIQGQTVRIGWLRQELDDLPTDMRVLEAVSDVAERTMLGDREISAGQLAERLGFTPAKQRTPVGDLSGGERRRLQLTRILMAEPNVLLLDEPTNDLDIDTLQQLEDLLDGWPGTLVVISHDRYLIERISDSTWALFGDGKLTNLPGGIEEYLRKRAAAVSARRPSTPAPAENSTPTTDSAAYRAARKEFGRLERALEKLTEREEKLHVALAEAATDPDKLVSLGSELKQVQAEKESTETRWLELAEEVG, encoded by the coding sequence TTGGCGAATCTGATCAATCTGGAGCAGGTCCACAAGAGCTTCGGAATCACCCCGCTGCTGGACAATGTGTCCCTCGGCGTGCAGGAAGGTGAGCGGATCGGGGTCGTCGGTCTCAACGGTGGCGGTAAGACCACACTGCTCGAGGTGCTGACCGGAATCGAGGCTCCCGACAGTGGACGGGTGAGCCGGATCAACGGACTGCGCATGGCGGTGGTGACGCAGCGCGGTGTGCTGCCGGAGGGCGCCACGGTCGGCGAGGTGGTGCTCGCGGGGCTGGCCGAGGATGCTCGCACGGACGGTGTCGCCGAGCACGAATGGGCCGCCAACCCGCGCATTCGCAGTGTGCTCGAGGGAATCGGCATCGCCGATCTCGGCATGGACAGCTCGGTGTCGAATCTGTCCGGTGGTGAACGCCGGCGGGTCGCGCTGGCCGCCGCGCTGGTGCGCGAACTCGATCTGCTGGTGCTCGACGAGCCCACCAACCACCTCGATGTCGAGGGTGTGCAGTGGCTCGCCGAACATCTGCTGGCCCGCCGCAGCGCGCTGGTGGTCGTCACCCACGATCGCTGGTTCCTCGACACCGTGGCCACCCGCACCTGGGAAGTGGTGGGCGGCAAGGTCGAAAGCTACGAGGGCGGCTACAACGACTGGATCTTCGCCCGCGCCGAACGCGCCCGCCAGGCCGATGCCAGCGAGGCGCGCCGCCGCAATCTCGCCCGCAAGGAGCTGGCCTGGTTGCGGCGCGGACCGCAGGCTCGCACCTCCAAACCGCGCTATCGGGTCGAGGCCGCCGAGGCGCTGATCGCCGACGTGCCGCCGCCGCGCGACAACGTGCAGCTGGCCTCGTTCGCGCGAAAGCGCCTGGGGCGCGTGGTGATCGAACTCGAGGACGCCACCCTCGCCACCCCCGACGGCCGCGAGCTGGTCCGCGATCTGACCTGGCGGCTGGCCCCCGGCGAGCGGGTCGGCCTGGTCGGTGTGAACGGTTCCGGGAAGACCACGCTGTTGCGTGCGCTGGCCGGTGACGCCGATCCCGTCGCCGGAAAGCGGATCCAAGGACAGACCGTCCGGATCGGCTGGCTCCGGCAGGAACTCGACGATCTGCCCACCGATATGCGGGTGCTGGAAGCGGTTTCCGATGTCGCCGAGCGAACCATGCTGGGAGACAGGGAGATCAGCGCCGGGCAGCTCGCCGAACGGCTCGGCTTCACCCCGGCCAAACAGCGCACACCCGTCGGCGACCTGTCCGGTGGTGAACGCCGCCGCCTGCAACTGACGCGGATCCTGATGGCGGAGCCGAATGTGCTCCTGCTCGACGAGCCCACCAACGATCTCGATATCGACACCCTGCAGCAGCTGGAGGATCTGCTCGACGGCTGGCCCGGAACCCTCGTGGTGATCAGCCACGACCGCTATCTGATCGAGCGCATCAGCGATTCCACCTGGGCCCTGTTCGGTGACGGCAAACTCACCAACCTGCCCGGCGGCATCGAGGAGTATCTGCGCAAGCGCGCCGCAGCGGTCTCCGCGCGCCGCCCGTCGACTCCCGCACCCGCCGAAAACTCCACGCCCACAACCGATTCCGCCGCCTACCGCGCCGCCCGCAAGGAGTTCGGCCGGTTGGAGCGAGCTCTCGAGAAACTCACCGAGCGCGAGGAGAAGCTCCACGTGGCACTCGCCGAGGCCGCGACCGACCCGGACAAACTCGTCAGCCTCGGTTCGGAGCTGAAACAGGTGCAGGCCGAGAAGGAATCCACCGAGACGCGCTGGCTGGAACTCGCCGAAGAGGTCGGGTAG
- the rsmA gene encoding 16S rRNA (adenine(1518)-N(6)/adenine(1519)-N(6))-dimethyltransferase RsmA, with translation MSEPVSEARGLVELLGPAEVRVLAERFGVRPTKQLGQNFVHDANTVRRIVAAAGVGRDDVVLEVGPGLGSLTLALLDVVDRVIAVELDPVLAQYLPETVADRAADLADRLTVVPGDALRVSAADIPGAPTALVANLPYNVAVPVLLHLLAELPSIRTALVMVQAEVADRLSAEPGSRIYGVPSVKAGFFGTVRRAGSVGRQVFWPVPQVESGLVRIERFAEPPWSLDTAHRQRVFAVVDAAFAQRRKTLRAALAGWAGSPAEAERRLIAAGIAPTARGETLDTAAFVRLAEQP, from the coding sequence GTGTCCGAACCTGTGAGCGAAGCCCGTGGCCTGGTCGAACTGCTCGGTCCCGCCGAGGTGCGGGTGCTGGCGGAGCGGTTCGGCGTGCGGCCGACCAAACAGCTCGGTCAGAACTTCGTCCATGACGCGAACACCGTCCGGCGGATCGTCGCGGCGGCCGGGGTGGGGCGCGACGATGTGGTGCTCGAGGTGGGACCTGGGCTCGGCTCGCTGACCCTGGCGCTGCTCGATGTGGTGGACAGGGTGATCGCGGTGGAGCTGGACCCGGTTCTGGCGCAATATCTTCCGGAAACCGTCGCCGACCGGGCCGCGGACTTGGCGGACCGATTGACGGTCGTGCCCGGCGACGCGCTGCGGGTCTCGGCCGCCGACATTCCCGGAGCGCCGACCGCATTGGTCGCGAATCTGCCGTACAACGTCGCGGTGCCGGTGCTGCTGCATCTGCTCGCCGAATTGCCCAGTATCCGAACGGCTCTGGTGATGGTGCAGGCCGAGGTGGCCGATCGGCTGTCCGCCGAACCCGGCTCGCGGATCTATGGTGTGCCCAGTGTGAAGGCGGGCTTCTTCGGGACCGTGCGGCGTGCGGGATCGGTTGGGCGGCAGGTCTTCTGGCCGGTGCCGCAGGTGGAATCGGGGTTGGTGCGCATCGAGCGTTTCGCCGAACCCCCGTGGTCCCTCGACACCGCTCACCGCCAGCGCGTCTTCGCCGTGGTCGATGCGGCATTCGCCCAGCGTCGCAAGACATTACGCGCGGCGTTGGCGGGCTGGGCGGGATCGCCGGCGGAGGCGGAACGGCGGTTGATCGCGGCGGGAATCGCGCCGACGGCCCGCGGAGAAACGCTGGACACCGCAGCTTTCGTGCGGTTGGCCGAGCAGCCGTGA
- a CDS encoding LLM class flavin-dependent oxidoreductase, with the protein MTRIPAAGKPRNVTVPDATAATRIEVGIGLPIGDPESLTEWARRAEGGPFSTLGLLDRLVYDNPEPLVTLAHLAGATERIRLQTEVLIAPLREPVLLAKQVATLDRLARGRFTLGVGVGGRADDHEASGTELRTRGKRLDAHIATMRRLWSGEPYSDSCAGIGPLPRTPGGPELLFGGFQPVALERVARWGGGLLAAAPPEWAPRLFDTVRRFWAEYDRPGSPRIVAQVNAALGPQDVIDDARARMSAYYAFSDHGANMVNGMLTEPDQIRTVTRQFTDLGADEVIFYCYGRDPEQVDRLADVLG; encoded by the coding sequence ATGACACGCATTCCGGCCGCCGGAAAACCCCGCAATGTCACCGTTCCCGATGCGACCGCCGCCACCAGGATCGAGGTAGGCATCGGCCTGCCGATCGGCGATCCGGAGTCACTCACCGAATGGGCGCGGCGCGCCGAGGGCGGCCCGTTCAGCACTCTCGGCCTGCTCGACCGGCTCGTGTACGACAATCCGGAACCCCTTGTGACACTTGCTCATCTGGCCGGTGCGACCGAGCGGATCCGGCTGCAGACCGAGGTGCTGATCGCGCCGCTGCGGGAACCCGTGCTGCTGGCCAAACAGGTCGCCACCCTGGATCGCCTCGCGCGCGGCCGCTTCACCCTCGGCGTCGGCGTCGGCGGCCGCGCCGATGACCACGAGGCTTCCGGCACCGAATTGCGTACGCGCGGAAAACGTTTGGATGCGCACATCGCGACCATGCGCCGCCTGTGGTCGGGCGAGCCCTACAGCGACAGCTGCGCCGGTATCGGCCCGCTGCCGCGCACGCCGGGCGGACCGGAACTGCTCTTCGGCGGATTCCAGCCCGTCGCACTGGAACGTGTCGCGCGCTGGGGCGGCGGTCTGCTCGCCGCGGCCCCACCGGAGTGGGCACCGCGATTGTTCGACACCGTGCGCCGGTTCTGGGCCGAATACGATCGGCCGGGGTCGCCCCGCATCGTCGCCCAGGTCAATGCCGCTCTCGGCCCGCAGGATGTGATCGACGACGCGCGTGCGCGGATGTCGGCGTACTACGCGTTCAGCGACCACGGAGCGAACATGGTGAACGGCATGCTCACCGAGCCGGATCAGATCCGCACGGTCACACGGCAATTCACCGATCTCGGCGCCGACGAAGTGATCTTCTACTGCTACGGCCGCGACCCGGAGCAGGTCGACCGGCTCGCCGACGTCCTCGGCTAG